CCGTCGGCGATCGGGGGTGCCGTGATCGGGAGCACGAGCCCTGCGGAGTAGACGGTGATCATGCGGATGCTCCGCGGTACCGCGGCGAGCGCCAGTCGTCGAGAGCCTCGCGCTGGGCCGTGCTGGGCTGGTCGATGCGCTCCCGTCGCGCGGCGAGCGCGGCGTGGGCGATGGCGCGGTCGGCCTCGGCGGGGAAGGGATGCAAGCCCGGCGGGAGCTCGGCGGTGAGGAGCTGTTCGACGGCGCCGAGCTGCACCGCGAAGGAGAGGTCCATGATCTCGATCGGGTTGCCCTCGGCAGCCGCGAGGTTCACGCATCCGCCCCGTGCGACGAGGAGCGCACCGTCGCCGACACGGTCGAGATGTGGCGCGACCGGGCGCAGCACCGCGGGGTCGACGTCGACCTCTCGCGGCACCCCGCCCGCGACGGCGACCACGGCCGCGGACGCCAACACGTCGGCGCCGACCGTGTGTGGAGCGCCGGTGGCCGAGACGACCAGCGCGCCGGGAGCGAGGTCGCGGAGCGGTCCGATGCGGAAGCCGTCATGCGCCGCGCGGAGCGCACGGACCGGGTCGGTCTCGGCGACCGCGACCTCGGCGCCCATGGCACGCAGGTGCGCAGCCACGCCCTCGCCCACCGGGCCGTAGCCGATCACCACGGCCGGCTGGTCGCGCACGGTGCGCTCGATGCCGTCGAGCACGTCGGCGATCGCGAAGACGCACGACTGACCGGTGCCGTACCGGTTGTCGAAGGAGGTCTTCATGGGCGCGTCGTTGACGGCGATCACCGGCACGGCGAGCTCTCCGCGTGCCGCCATGAGCCGCAGCGGCGTGAGTCCGCTCGTGGTCTCCTCGGCCGCGCCGCGCAGGCCCGGGGTGATCCCCTCCTCGTGGGCGAGGCGGATGAGGTGCGAGCCGTCGTCGAGCAGCAGATCGAGCCCCTGCCGCAGGAAGGCCGCCGCGGCGTCGCGTTCGGCAGCGCCGGAGAGCGACGGGTCGCCGGTCACGGGCATGCCGCGCGCCCGCAGGGCCTCGGCCACGTCGAGGTCGATCTCGTCGGGGTGGGCGTACACCGACACCACGGCACCGGCATCCCGCAGCAGCAGGGCGAGCTGTGCGGTCTTCGGCTCGAGCACCATGGCGATGCCGATGCGGATGCCGCGCACGACCCCGTCGCGCGACAGACGGCGGGCGATGCCTGCTGAGACCGGCATGTGCGCGCCGGCGCGGTCGACGCGCTCGTCCGCCGTGACGGTGTCTGCGAGCGGGGTCCGGCCGAGCAGGATGCTGTCGTCGGCCGGCACGAAGGTCACGGCACCGTCGGCGCGGGCGTCGGCGTCGGAGAGGTGGGCGCCGAGTGCGCGCAGCAGGCTGCGCAGCTCCGCCGAGACGGCATCCGACCCCTCGACGGCGACGGTGCGACCGGCGACGAGAAGGTTGGTGCGGCGGGGGGAGCGGCGCACGAGACGCTCGGCGAGAGTGCGCGGGTCGGTCACCCGTAAAAGCGTAGTGCGCGGCAGCGCGTCCGCCGTCGCGGCGAGGCGCCGTATGACGCGGCGACGGATGCCGGCGGGCCGGGCCCTCGCGCTCCGGGCTACGATGTGCCTCATGCCGAAGCCCGACCCCATCGACGAGATCTCCATCGGCGGCGACGTCATCCGCCTTGGGCAGTTCCTGAAGTTCGCGGGGCTCCTCGACTCCGGCGGAGACGCGAAGGAGGTCATCATCGACGGCTTCGTGCAGGTGAACGGCGAGGAGGAGCGGCGCCGCGGACGGCAGCTGCACGACGGCGACCTGGTGACGTTCCAGGGGCGCACGGTGCGCGTCCGCCCCTGACGGCTCCTCGCTGCAACGACGGTCGGGCGGTCAGCTCTCCGGCGGTCCGTCGAGCACGGTCGGCACGTACTCCAGCAGCTGGAGGCGTCCGTCGAAGGTGCGCGACTCGATGAGACCGAGACGCACGTCGGGGTAGCCGTCGAAGATGCGGTCGCGCCCCGTCGCCCCCGTGATCACGGGGAACAGCACCACGCGGAACCGATCCGCGAGCCCCGCTTCGAGCAGAGAGCGGCACAGCGACACGCTGCCCAGCGTGCGCAACGGCCGATCGGACTCCTGCTTGAGACGGCGCACGAACCCGACCGCATCCGAGCGCACCAGGGTCGAGTTCTGCCACGCGAGCGGCTCGGCGAGCGACGACGAGAACACGTACTTCTGGATGTCGTTGAGCACCTCGGTGCCCGGCTCGCCCTCGGCGACCAGGCCGGACATGACCCGATAGGTCGTCGCACCCATGAGCAGCGGTGCATCGCGGTCGATCGCCGTCTCCAGCCATTCGGCGTACTCGGGCCCGCCCATGCCCCACAGCCCCGGCCACCCCTCGGCAGCGCCGTATCCGTCGAGCGAGCAGATGAAGTCGATCGTGAGCGTCTGCATGTCGCCTCCTCATCCGCGGTGCCGCGGGCGGTCCACGGAACCGGATGCATCGCGCAGAGTCTAGAACCAGCGGGGCGCGACCGACAGGGGGTCGCGATCACTGCGCCGGGAGGCACCCGCCGTCGACGATAACTCCGCCTTCGCCACACCACCCGCAGGTCTGGTCTGTCAGGCCAGAGGGGTACGGTGGCGGTGTGGATGCACCAGACCCGCTGCCCGACCACCCGGCACCCGACAACCCGCAGGGCAAACTCGTGCTGCTCCGGCATGGCGAGACGGAGTGGTCGAAGAGCGGACGCCACACCGGGCTCACCGACATCCCCCTCACGCCGCGCGGCGAGGAGCTCGCCCGTGCCGCAGGTGAGCTCGTGCGCGACTACGACTTCGGGCTCATCCTCTCGTCACCTCTGCAGCGTGCGCGGCGCACGGCCGAGCTCGCCGGCCTGGATGCCGAGATCGACCCGCTGCTCGTCGAATGGGACTACGGCGGGTACGAGGGGCGCACGACCGCCGACATCCGCGCCGAGCTCGGGTACAACTGGACGGCCTTCGCGCACGGCGTCATCCGGGGGAAGACCCCGGGAGAGACGGTGGAGGAGGTCGCGGCCCGTGCCTCGCGCGTGCTCACCCGCGTGCTCCCGGCGATGGCCAAGGGCGACGTCGCGCTGATCGCCCACGGGCACTACCTCCGCATCCTCACGGCGGTGTTCCTGCGGGAGGCGCCACGGTTCGCCGCGCGCATCACCCTCGACGCCGGCTCCGTCTCGGTGCTCGGCTATTACCGGGAGCAGCCCGCCATCCTCGCCTGGAACCACGGGCCGCAGCTGCCCCTGCAACCGTCGGAGTCATGACCGGGCCGGTGCGGCATCCGACTGGGGCACCAGGTCTTCGTGACCCGCTGCGGTGAACGGCGCTCAGCACGGCGGCTCTCGCTTCCTTCGGCCTGATGCTGCGCGGCCGGCAGTGAGCGCGACCAGGGCGACAGGCAGGTCATCGCGGCTGCAACGAACGCCGCAGTCCCTCCAGGCGCACAGCCGCCTGCAGCCGGAACCGGTACTCGGCGTCATCCGGATCTGCGTCGAGGAGCGTCCAGATGCGATCCAGACGCTGTTGCACCGTGTTGACGTGCACGCGCAACGCCGCAGACGTCGCCTGCTTGCTCTCTCCGGCGTCGAAGTACGCGCACAGGGTGTCGACGAGCGCCGTCCCGCGGCGCGCGTCCCAGTCGCGCACGGGCCCGAGCAGTGCGTCGACGAAGCGCACGACGGCGTCCGGCTCCGCCGAGGTCAGCACGTGGTACGGCGCGAAGTCGTCGGAGCGCACCGAGGCACCCGTGATGCCGAGCGGCCGAAGGAAGTGCAGATCGCGGGAGATGCGGTCGACGGACGCCCGCAACCCGGGAAGATCCGCGACGGCAGGCCCGACCACCGCCGTCGCCTCGGTGCCGGGCGACTCCGCGAGCAGCCGCCGCACGCGCTCGGTGGCGTCCGCCGCATCGGCGTGCACCCATCCGATGACGAGCCGGCCATCACGCAGCGCGACGAGCCCGTCGTCGCCGACGGCCTCCGCGGCGAGAACCAGTGCGCCCTTGCGCCCGCCCGCATCGACCACGGCCGCTGCGCGCAGCGGACGGTCGATCTCCGCCGACAACGACGCCGCTTCCGCGGTGCCATCGAGCACCGAGCCCAGCAGCCGCGATCGTCGCTCGGCGCGGATGGCCGACACCGCGTCGCGCTTGAACTCGACGAGCGCCGCCACGTGCGCCGCGCGCTCCAGCGTCGGTCGCGCGATGTCGTCGGTCGGTGCACGCTGCGGGTCCTCCTCGGCGACCATGGCCCCGAGAACGCGGTCGACGCCGAGGATCGCGACGATGATCCAGCTCCGGCCGTCGTGGCGCACGATGGCGGCGTGCCCGCTGGCGCGGCTCTCCCTGATCGCGTCGGCGAGCGCACGACGGCGCGGAAGTCCGGCCGGCGCGGCCCTGGCATCGAGCGGCCGCCCCGACTCGTCGACCGCGTGCACGCGCCGCCCCAGCCGATCCGACACGGTGGCGACGAGGTCGATGAGGCTCGCCCCCGACACGACCGCAGTGGTGAGCTCCTCATGGATCGCGCTGACGAGGTGGGTGGCCGTCAGGTGCCGTTCGAGCTCGCGGTAGGCGGTCTCGGCGTGCGCCCTGGCGGCGGCGCTCTCCGCCAGGACCCTGGCGCTGTGCAGCACGGCCGCGGCGTGATCGGCGAACGCCGACAGGAGCAGCACCTGGTCGGGAGTGAAGTCGTGCGCGAACCGGTTGCACGCGAACAAGGCGCCGAGCACCTCGTCGCCGACGGCCAGCGGTACGCCGAGGAACGACACGAGACCCTCGCGCTCGACCGCGAGATCGATGGCGGGATCGTGCGGAGCATCCGCCATGCTCGCGTACTGGCGCACCCAGGCCGGTTCGCGAGTGGTGGCGACCAGACTCGCCAGGCCGAATCCCGCAGGCACCAAGAGGTCGCGGAACTCGGGCGTGACGGTGCCGGCCGAGTACCGCACGCGGAGATCACCGCGCTCGTTGTCGACCTCGGACAGATAGGTGACGTCGGTGCCCATGAGCTCGTGCGCGCGCTCCACCAGGCGTCGCAGCACATCGGTGACGTCCTGCAGCCGTACGAGCTCTCGTGCCGTGGAGAAGAGCGCTTCGAGTTCCGCCGTCCGCCGTCGCAGCCTCGCCGTCAGCTGCTGAGAGTCCCGCACCGACGCGACGAGCTCGTCGACCTCCTCGGGGTCGACGCCGGCCTGTCCCAGCAGTCGGGTGAGCGCGTCCACCCGCTCCCCCGGCTCCGCCTGAGTGGCCGCGACGACCTCACGGACGAGGCGTAACGGCGTCGCACGATCGTCACCCACCGCGCCTCCTCGTCGCCTCCGTCACCGCACTCCCTGCAGTCTATGAGCAGGTGGGCGGCGACTACCCGCGCACGCCCCCGGCCGATGACGTCCGCGACGGGAACACCGGCGTGCGACGCTGCGCGAACGCGGCGAGGCCTTCCCGCGCGTCGTCGCTCGCGAACGCGCGCTGACCGAGCACCGCCTCGCGACGGAACGCCTCCTCGTACGGCAGGTCGGCCAGCGCCCGCACGGCGCTCTTCACGGTGGCGAGGGCCGTCGCGCTCTTGGCCAGCAGCCCCTCGGCGACCGCGATCGACTCCGGCACGAGCCGCTCGGCCGGCACGACGCGGTTGACGAGCCCGTAGCGCAGCGCGGTCTCGGCATCGATGCGCGTTCCGCACAGCATGAGCTCCATGGCGAAGGCATAGGGGATCTGCCGGATCAGCCGCACGAGCGTGCCGCCGGCGGGCACCACACCCACCCCGGTCTCGGGCAGCGCGAACTGCGCCTCGGTCGACGCGAGCCGCACATCCGTGGAGAGCATGATCTCGAAGCCGCCGCCCAGGCACAGCCCGTTGACGGCCGCGATGACCGGCTTGTCGAGCACGGAGTGCTTCTGGTGCGCGGCATCCCATTCACTGATGTCGAAGCGCTCCTCGGTGAGGGCGGGGATCGACTCGCCGAGGTCGGCGCCGACGCAGAACGCCCGGTCGCCCGCGCCCGTGAGCACCGCCACCCCGATGCGCGGATCGTCACGCACCTCGGCGAACGCCGCGCCGAGGTCGTCGTACATGGCCAGAGTGAGCGCGTTGAGCTTGTCGGGCCGATCGATCGTGATGAGGCCGATGCCGCCGGAGCGATCCAGGCGCACGCCCATCAGACCGCACCGCCTGCCCGCAGCGCCTCGACCTCGGCGGCCGAGTATCCCAGAAGGTCCTCCAGCACCGCCGCGGTGTGCTGACCCGCACCGGGCGCCAAGCCCGCCGTGTGCGGGGGCGTGCGCTCGAGCTTCACCGGCGACCCGAACGTGCGCAGCGTCCCGTGCCCCGGGTATTCGCGCTCGACGATCATGCCGCGCGCGGCGATCTGCGGGTCGTCGACGACCTCGCCGATGTCCTTCACGGCGCTGAGCGGCACGAGGTCGCCGGCCAGCTGCTCCAGTTCGGCCTTCGTGCGGTGTGCGAACCATCGGACGATCATCGGATGCACCTTCTCGCGGTAGACCTCGGCGTCGAAGCGTCCGGCCATCGTGTGCAGCTCGGGGTGGTCGTCCCAGTCGGCGCTCGTGCCGAAGGTGTCGCACGACAGCCGCCAGAACTTGTCGGTGTAACCGCCGAAGAACACGAACCCGTCGGCGCACGGGAAGAGCGAATAGGGGCGCACGAACGGATGCTCGTTGCCGAGCGGTCGCGCGATCTCGCCGTCGACGGTGTATGACACCACGGCGTTCTCGGTGAGGGTGAGCACGGAGTCCTGCTGGGAGATGTCGACGAGCTGCCCCTCGCCCGTCTGCTCGGCATGCCGCAGCGCCGCCAGGACTCCGATCACGCCGTACAGGCTGGCCGCGAGGTCGCCGATGATCGTGCCGACGCGCGTCGGCGGGCGGTCCGGTTCTCCGTTCATCGACCACAGCCCGCCCGTGGCCTGCGCGCTGTTGTCGTAGGCGGGGCGCAGGCGGTACGGACCCGTCTGCCCGAACCCGCTGAGCGCGGCGTACACCAGGCGGGGGTTGATCCGGCGCAGCCGCTCGTAACCGTGGCCGAGGCGCTCCATCGTGCCCGGCCGGAAGTTCTCGACCAGCACGTCCGCGCGCTGCACCAGTCGGTCGAGCACCTCGGCTGCCTCCGGGCTCTTGAGGTTCAGGGTGATGCCGAGCTTGTTGCGGTTGAACTGCGCGAAGAACCCGCTCAGCGGCTCGGCATCCTCGTCTCCGCCGCGCAGAAGCGGAGGGAATGTGCGGGTGTAGTCGGGATCGTCGGGGTTCTCGACCTTGATCACGGTCGCACCGAGGTCGGCCAGGATCATCGAGCAGTAGGGGCCGGCCACCACCCGGGTGATGTCGAGCACGACGACACCGGCGAGCGACCCCGGCGCGGCGTCGGATCCCCCGAGCCGCCCGAGCAGGGCGCGCGTGAGGTCGTCGATCATCGCCGCCCGCCCTCCGCCGTCGAGCCGTCGGCGGCCGATCCGCGGCGGCCGATGCGGGTGAGCAGCGCCGCCGAGGCGAGCGTGACGAGGCCGGCCGCGACGATGTAGAGCGAGATCGCCCATGACCCGCCGGTGAGGGACAGCAGCTCGAGATAGATCATCGGCACGAAGGCCGAGCCGATAATGGTTCCGATGCCGAGCGCCAGAGACATTCCGGTGTAGCGGATGCGCACGTCGAAGGCCTGCGCGTAGAGCACGCCCAGCGTGCCGTAGGTGGCGCAGAAGGCCACGGTCATGGCGATGTACGCGGCGTACGCCGCAGCGAGGCCACCCGTGTCGATGAGCCAGAACGCGGGGAACGCGAGCAGGATCGACACGATCGTGCCGGCGGCGAACACCCGGCCGACGCCGTAGCGGTCGGCGAGCCACCCGGCCAGGGGCAGTCCGCCCAGCGCGAGCACGGAGCACACCGTGGCGATCGTCAGCATCTCGGACTGCGCATGGCCGACGAACTCCGTGCCGTAGGTGAGGCTGAACGTGAACAGCATGTAGAAGACGGCTCCGATCACGGCGAAGCTGAGGGCGGCGAGGATCACCTGGGCGGGGTGGCTGCGCAGCGTCTCCCACAGCGGCACGCGAGCCGTCGCCCCCGCACGGCGCATGCTCTCGAACTCGGGGGTCTCGGTGATGCGCAACCGGATGAACAGGCCGACGAGCACGAGCACGGCGCTGACGAGGAACGGCACGCGCCAGCCCCACACGGCGAACGCGTCTCCGGGCAGGGCCACCAGGGGAAGGAACACGAGCGTCGAGAGCGTCAGCCCGAGCGCCAGGCCCACCTGAGGGAAGCTGCCGAGGAACGCGCGGCGCCGCGGCTCGGCGTGCTCGACGACGAGCAGGACCGCACCGCCCCACTCGCCGCCGAGGGCGAAGCCCTGCACGAGGCGCAGCGCCATCAGCAGGATGGGAGCCGCTACACCGATGACGGCGTACGTCGGCAGGAGACCGATGAGGAAGGTGGCGAGTCCCATGAGCACGAGCGAGACGACGAGCATCCGCTTGCGTCCGATCCGGTCGCCGAAGTGCCCGAACACGATCGATCCGAGCGGACGGCCGAAGTAGCCGACGGCGATACCCCCGAACGCGAGGATCGTGCCGACCAGAGGGTCGTAATCGGGGAAGAACAGTCCGTTGAGGATCAGGGCCGCGGCGGTCGAGTAGGCGAAGAAGTCGAACCACTCGACCGTGGTGCCGACGACGCTGGACGCGACGATGGTGCGGATCTGCGATCGCGGGGTGCTCCCCGGGGCGGACGGTGCGGCGGAGCCGTGCGTCGCGGTGGATGCCGAGGTCATGAGTGCGTATCCCTTCCACCGGCCTCACCGTTGATGCCGGCCTGTCCAGGCTGACAGCGCGCCCACGCCCTGTTCCATGTCTGTGACGGCCATATCCGGCGGTGCCGCATGGCTGCCACCGACATGTCGGGTTGCACGTGACGACACCGCACGGCTCCGCACGGCCCTGTGGGCTGCGCCCATCCCCGCCGCGCAACGGTGTGCCCCTCGCACATGAGGCCGCGCGGCGGCCGTTCCTAGCCTGGATGGTGCCGGCCATGAGCGCCGGCATGCCCCGCCGACACGAAGGAGTGCCATGGACATCGACATCGCCGACGACATCGATCGACCCGGACTGGACCCGCGCGCGCAGCGCCGTCGGGCGGTGATCGGAAGCTCGGTCGGGACGGTCATCGAGTGGTACGACTTCACCCTCTACGGCCTGGCATCGGCCCTCGTCTTCGCGCCGCTCTTCTTCCCCGGCGGCGGCGAGTTCGCGGGCCTCCTCGGCGCCTTCGCCACCTTCGCCGTCGGCTTCGGCGCACGCCCGATCGGCGGGCTCGTGTTCGCGCACTTCGGCGACCGCATCGGCCGCAAGGGCACGCTGCTCGCGACGCTGCTGATGATGGGCACCGCCACGACGCTCATCGGCGTTCTGCCCACGGCCGACGCGATCGGCGTGTGGGCGCCGATCCTGCTCATCCTGATGCGTCTCGTGCAGGGCGCGGGAGCCGGCGCGGAGTTCGCCGGCGCCATGACCATGGCGAGCGAGTCGTCCGAGACACGCAACCGCGCCTTCGTCGCAGGCTTCCCCGGGGCGTCGGTGTACCTCGGCATGGCGCTCGCGACAGCCACGTTCGCCCTCATCAGCCTCTTGCCGGTCGAGCATTTCCAGGCCTGGGGCTGGCGCATCCCGTTCATCGCGAGCATCGTCATCGTGGCGTTCGCCCTGTACTTCCGCCTGCGGGTCAAGGAGACCGCCGCGTTCGAGGCGGCGGAGCGCGAGGGCGAGGTCGCGCGGGCTCCGCTCGCGCTCGCCGTGCGGTCGCACTGGCGCACGCTGCTCGCCGGCATGGCGCTCTTCGTCTTCGCCCTGCCCTGGGTGTACATCGTGCAGACGTTCTCGATCTCGTACACCACGGGCACGCTGAGCGTGAACCCGACGCACGCCCTCGTCGGCCTCATCGTCGCCGAGCTGCTGACCATCCCCGCCACGCTCGGCTTCGGCAGGCTCGCCGACCGCGTCGGCCGCAAGCCCGTGCTGCTGGGCGCCGCGATCTTCGCGATCGTCTTCGCCTTCCCGCTGTTCCTGCTCTTCCAGACCGAGAACTCGTTCCTCGTCGCCGTCGGGCTGATCCTCGGGCTGGCCGTCGTGCAGGGTGCCACGATCGGCGTCAGCGCGGCCATGCTGGCCGAACTCTTCCCCACGCGGATGCGGTGGAGCGGCATCGCGATCTCCCGCGAGATCCCCGCGGCGCTCGTCGGCGGCACGGCGCCGCTCGTCGCGACCGCCCTCGTCGGACTCGCAGGCGGGGCGCCCTGGCTCGTCGCGACCTATCTCGTGGGTCTCAGCGTGATCGGACTCATCGGCATCGCCGCGCTGCCCGAGACCCTGCGGCCGGCGACGGGCGAGTCCCCGCTCACGGCAGCGTCCGTCGCACCCGCCTCGGCGGACTGATCCTCACCCGGGCGGCGGAGGTCCCTGACGTCCGACGATCTCCGCCGCCCTCAGGAGCCCGTCTCGGTCAGCCGCGCGCGAGGCGCCGCCAGGCGAGCTCCGCGAGAACCGAGGCCTGCAGCGGCAGCACCGAGTCGTCGAACACGGCGTGCTCGGAGTGCAGCGGCATCGGCCCGCTCTCGGGCGCGGCTCCGACGAACACCAGCGTGCCCGGCACCTCCTGCAGCACGTACGAGAAGTCCTCCGACGCCATCGACGGCGCCTCGAGCCTCGTGACCCGCTCGGGCCCGACGAGCTCGTCGAGCACGGCCAGCACCTCGCGCGTCTCGGCCGGATCGTTGTAGGTGACCGGGTATGACGGGATGAACTCGGCGTCGAGGCGGCATCCGTTGGCCTCGGCGATGCCGGCGAGCAGCGGCGGCAGCTGCTCGCGCACCGTGTCGAGCGTCGCCATCGACAGCGTGCGGATGTTGGCCTCCATGCGCACGGTCGCCGACAGCACGTTGCCGGCCTCGGAGTCGCCGCGGATGCGTGTGATCGAGATCACGGCCTGGTCGGTGGCGGGCAGTCGGCGCGCGGCGAACGCCTGCACGGCGAGGATCAGCTGCGCGGCCACGGGCACGGGGTCGATCGCATGCTGCGGGAACGCCGCGTGGCCTCCCGTGCCGTGCACAGTGAGGCGCAGCGCGCTCGCACTCGCCATCATGGCCCCCTCGCGGGTCACCAGCTGCCCGCGCGGCGTGGCGCTGTCGACGTGGATGGCGTAGGCCGCGACGGGTCGCTCACCCGCGGCCTCGAGCACGCCCTCCTCGATCATGATGCGGCCGCCTGCCTGCCCCTCCTCGCCGGGCTGGAACATGAAGACCACGGTGCCGGGCAGCTCGTCACGGCGCGCGGCGAGCAACCGCACCGCCCCGAGCACACCGGCCATGTGCAGGTCGTGACCGCACGCATGCATCGCCCGCGACGTCGACGCGAACGGCAGCCCCGTCGCCTCGGCGATGGGCAGGCCGTCCATGTCGCCGCGCACGAGCACCACGGGGCCGGGCCGAGCGCCGCGGAGCACGGCGGTGACCGACGAGAGCGAGTCGCCCGTCGAGATCTCCAGCGGAAGCCCCTCCAGCTCGCGGAGCACGATCCTCTGGGTCTCCGGCAGGTCGAGCCCGGTCTCCACCGCCCGGTGCAGCTCCCTGCGCACCGCGACGAGATCGTCGCGCAGCGCCTCCGCCGCCTCGCCGAACATCGCCGTCATGCGAACCGCATCCTCTCGCCGAGAACCGGGACCGCGTCGAGCAGGTCCCTCGTGTAGGGATCGGCGGGGGGCGCGAGCAGCTGCTCGGTGGGGCCGGCCTCGACCAGCCGGCCGTGGCGCATCACGCACACCTCGTCGCTGATGTAGCGCACCACGGCGAGGTTGTGCGAGATGAAGAGCATCGACAGCCCCAGCTCCTGCTGCACCTCGCGCAGCAGGTTGAGGATCGCCCCCTGCACCGACACATCGAGCGCGCTCGTCACCTCGTCGGCGATGAGCACCGACGGCTCACCGGCGAGCGCCCTGGCGATGGTGATGCGCTGGCGCTGCCCGCCCGAGAACGCCGCGGGCCGCTCGTCCGCCCGATCGGGATCGAGATGCACGAGGGCGAGGAGCTCCCGCACGCGGGCGACGCGCTCGGCACGGGTCCAGCGGCGCCCGGTCGCCCGCAGCGCCTCGGCGATGGAGTCGCCGATCGGCATGAGCGGGTCGAGGGCCGAGAACGGATCCTGGAACACCAGCTGCATCCGGCGCCTCGCGCGGTGCGCGGCACGTCCGCGCCCCGCCGCCTCGACACCGTCGATGCGGATCGATCCGGACTCGGGCCGCACGAGCCCCACCGCAGCCGCCGCGATGGTGCTCTTGCCCGAGCCCGACTCGCCGACCAGGCCCACCGTGCGTCCCTTCGGCACCCGCAGGCTCACCGACTCCACCACGCGCGTGCGGCCGTAGGCGACGTTCAGGTCGTCGATCTCCAGTGCGTTCACGCCGGCACCTCCTCGTCGAGCGCTTCCGGCACGAGGTCGGCCGGGATCACCGGCAGAGGCCGCGAACGGTCGCTGGTCATGTCGGGCAGGCACGCGATCAGCGCTTTCGTGTACGGGTGCGAGGCGTCCTCGCGGATGC
This Microbacterium sp. XT11 DNA region includes the following protein-coding sequences:
- a CDS encoding MFS transporter, which translates into the protein MDIDIADDIDRPGLDPRAQRRRAVIGSSVGTVIEWYDFTLYGLASALVFAPLFFPGGGEFAGLLGAFATFAVGFGARPIGGLVFAHFGDRIGRKGTLLATLLMMGTATTLIGVLPTADAIGVWAPILLILMRLVQGAGAGAEFAGAMTMASESSETRNRAFVAGFPGASVYLGMALATATFALISLLPVEHFQAWGWRIPFIASIVIVAFALYFRLRVKETAAFEAAEREGEVARAPLALAVRSHWRTLLAGMALFVFALPWVYIVQTFSISYTTGTLSVNPTHALVGLIVAELLTIPATLGFGRLADRVGRKPVLLGAAIFAIVFAFPLFLLFQTENSFLVAVGLILGLAVVQGATIGVSAAMLAELFPTRMRWSGIAISREIPAALVGGTAPLVATALVGLAGGAPWLVATYLVGLSVIGLIGIAALPETLRPATGESPLTAASVAPASAD
- a CDS encoding M20 metallopeptidase family protein, whose amino-acid sequence is MTAMFGEAAEALRDDLVAVRRELHRAVETGLDLPETQRIVLRELEGLPLEISTGDSLSSVTAVLRGARPGPVVLVRGDMDGLPIAEATGLPFASTSRAMHACGHDLHMAGVLGAVRLLAARRDELPGTVVFMFQPGEEGQAGGRIMIEEGVLEAAGERPVAAYAIHVDSATPRGQLVTREGAMMASASALRLTVHGTGGHAAFPQHAIDPVPVAAQLILAVQAFAARRLPATDQAVISITRIRGDSEAGNVLSATVRMEANIRTLSMATLDTVREQLPPLLAGIAEANGCRLDAEFIPSYPVTYNDPAETREVLAVLDELVGPERVTRLEAPSMASEDFSYVLQEVPGTLVFVGAAPESGPMPLHSEHAVFDDSVLPLQASVLAELAWRRLARG
- a CDS encoding ABC transporter ATP-binding protein — encoded protein: MNALEIDDLNVAYGRTRVVESVSLRVPKGRTVGLVGESGSGKSTIAAAAVGLVRPESGSIRIDGVEAAGRGRAAHRARRRMQLVFQDPFSALDPLMPIGDSIAEALRATGRRWTRAERVARVRELLALVHLDPDRADERPAAFSGGQRQRITIARALAGEPSVLIADEVTSALDVSVQGAILNLLREVQQELGLSMLFISHNLAVVRYISDEVCVMRHGRLVEAGPTEQLLAPPADPYTRDLLDAVPVLGERMRFA